In one Alphaproteobacteria bacterium RIFCSPHIGHO2_01_FULL_41_14 genomic region, the following are encoded:
- a CDS encoding 50S ribosomal protein L36, with amino-acid sequence MKIVSSLKTLRKRDKNCRVVRRKGRIYVINKANPRFKARQG; translated from the coding sequence ATGAAAATAGTTAGTTCCCTTAAAACCCTTAGAAAGCGTGACAAAAACTGCCGCGTTGTGCGTCGCAAGGGTCGTATTTACGTTATTAATAAAGCCAACCCTCGCTTTAAGGCCCGCCAAGGATAA
- a CDS encoding phosphoglycerate kinase: MKFKTLSDYSLRDKRVLVRVDFNVPMEQGIISDESRIEAVLPTLRYLQEQGARLILMSHLGRPKGQKESQFSLKPLVRVLKRLLPGTSVSFLEETVGDQVERDSHALKAGDILLLENLRFHKQEEENDKDFAKKLAKLGDLYVNDAFSASHRAHASIDEVTHFLPACAGLLLDSELKQLEKFLTHPKEPMMAILGGAKISSKLALIEHLIPKLDTLLIGGAMVGTLLEAQGIFIGDSLSEPSLRKEALSLLEKVKEKKCKLVLSRDVVVVKNKDSGEEQRITSVHDIREKEMIVDVGPETVELFKETLMGAKTVVWNGPLGRIEVEPFDRGTRQIAEFLAHQKDMITVCGGGDTVSILNKLGVIEKFSYVSMAGGAFLEWLEGRSLPGLKALEKAAAKGAWKAK, encoded by the coding sequence ATGAAATTTAAAACGCTTTCAGATTATAGTCTTCGAGATAAGCGCGTTCTTGTGCGGGTGGATTTTAATGTGCCGATGGAGCAGGGGATCATTTCGGATGAGAGCCGGATCGAAGCTGTTTTGCCGACGTTGCGCTATCTGCAAGAACAGGGGGCTCGCCTCATCCTCATGTCGCATTTGGGCCGTCCTAAGGGGCAAAAAGAATCGCAGTTTTCGCTCAAACCTCTTGTAAGGGTTTTGAAGAGGTTATTGCCGGGAACATCCGTTTCTTTTTTAGAAGAGACCGTCGGAGATCAAGTGGAGCGGGACTCCCATGCTTTGAAGGCCGGAGACATTTTATTATTAGAAAATTTACGCTTTCACAAACAAGAAGAAGAGAACGATAAAGACTTTGCCAAAAAGCTGGCGAAGCTGGGTGACCTTTATGTAAACGATGCTTTTTCTGCATCCCACAGGGCCCATGCCTCCATCGATGAGGTCACCCACTTTTTGCCAGCCTGTGCAGGGCTTCTTTTAGATTCAGAATTGAAACAGTTAGAGAAATTTTTGACTCATCCTAAAGAGCCCATGATGGCAATCCTCGGTGGGGCCAAGATTTCCAGTAAACTAGCTCTTATTGAACATCTTATTCCAAAACTAGATACCCTGTTGATCGGAGGGGCCATGGTGGGTACCCTTTTAGAAGCTCAGGGGATTTTTATTGGGGATTCCTTAAGCGAACCGTCTTTAAGGAAAGAAGCGCTATCTCTTCTTGAGAAAGTCAAAGAAAAGAAATGCAAACTGGTTTTGTCCCGGGATGTGGTTGTGGTTAAAAATAAAGACTCGGGTGAAGAGCAAAGAATTACCTCTGTTCATGATATTAGAGAGAAAGAGATGATTGTGGATGTGGGTCCTGAAACAGTCGAATTGTTTAAGGAGACGTTAATGGGGGCGAAGACAGTTGTGTGGAACGGTCCTTTAGGACGCATAGAGGTGGAGCCTTTCGATCGGGGAACTCGACAAATTGCAGAGTTCCTCGCCCATCAGAAAGACATGATCACCGTTTGTGGGGGCGGAGATACGGTGTCTATTCTGAATAAGCTGGGGGTGATCGAAAAATTTTCCTACGTGTCCATGGCAGGGGGGGCTTTTCTCGAATGGCTAGAGGGGCGTTCGTTGCCCGGGTTGAAGGCGCTCGAAAAGGCGGCAGCTAAAGGCGCTTGGAAAGCCAAATAG
- a CDS encoding 3-deoxy-manno-octulosonate cytidylyltransferase — translation MTTPLIVIPSRLDAQRFNRKPLALIHGKPMILRVWEQAIKADIGPVVVACCSNEIKDLIEAAGGIAVITPPELPSGTDRVHAGADVYDPQKKHGVVINLQGDLPAIHPDDVKKVLKALVGQKMDISTLASPIHTEEERTSPNVVKAIIGNLKDDMGQAFYFTRQPVSSGHNKMYHHVGIYAFNRDVLADFVSRPPSPLEKQESLEQLRALEAGYTFGIHLTDSTVFGVDHPSDIQKTEDLLRRLNWS, via the coding sequence ATGACAACACCCCTTATCGTTATTCCGAGCCGGTTAGATGCTCAACGGTTCAATCGGAAACCCCTTGCCCTGATCCACGGGAAGCCCATGATTTTACGGGTGTGGGAACAAGCCATCAAGGCTGACATAGGCCCCGTTGTGGTGGCTTGCTGTTCCAATGAGATAAAAGATTTGATCGAGGCCGCTGGTGGGATTGCCGTGATTACCCCACCCGAGCTTCCCTCCGGTACAGACCGCGTTCATGCAGGTGCAGATGTTTATGACCCCCAGAAAAAACATGGCGTGGTCATTAATCTTCAAGGAGACCTACCTGCCATTCATCCGGATGATGTTAAAAAAGTATTGAAGGCCTTGGTGGGTCAGAAAATGGATATTTCTACCCTGGCATCCCCCATTCACACCGAAGAAGAACGCACCAGCCCCAACGTGGTGAAAGCCATCATTGGCAATCTGAAGGATGACATGGGTCAAGCCTTCTACTTTACACGACAACCGGTTTCCTCGGGCCACAATAAAATGTACCACCATGTGGGTATTTATGCCTTTAACCGAGACGTCTTGGCAGACTTTGTGAGTAGACCTCCCTCCCCCCTGGAAAAGCAAGAATCTCTTGAACAATTGCGAGCGCTTGAAGCTGGTTATACCTTTGGCATCCATTTAACGGACTCTACAGTTTTTGGGGTGGATCATCCGAGTGACATTCAAAAGACGGAAGATCTTCTGAGAAGACTGAACTGGAGCTAA
- a CDS encoding glutamine--fructose-6-phosphate aminotransferase (Catalyzes the first step in hexosamine metabolism, converting fructose-6P into glucosamine-6P using glutamine as a nitrogen source), which translates to MCGIIGIVGKKNVVSRLLSGLRTLEYRGYDSSGIAVLDQGQIQVRRAEGKIAILEALLQRDPIEGLTGIGHTRWATHGVPSERNAHPHVTKDVAIVHNGIIENHQPLKEVLLQQGAVFHSETDSEVVAHLVTSFLKVGRTPQEAASLSFEKLEGAFALVMIFRNHNDLIICGRRGSPLALGVGKGEMYVGSDALALSALTQTLVYLDEGDWAVVRKEGYDIYDHRNQAVIRPQTLSAVREDHGYKGAYPHHMLKEIYEQPAVVKKILDTYVEAERQEIRLPFEIEWASLPAITIVACGTSYYAGLVAQNWIERHASLPVRVEIASEFRYRQPPLPTGGLTIALSQSGETADTLAALRYARSKGQKILSLVNVPESSIARESDYVLNLLAGPEIGVASTKAFVAQLMVLSCLFLVLSKEKGHLEKKGYQDLIKNMRHIPSYVEALLDRQADIDRAAHFLKGKRSILYLGRGAFYPIAMEGALKMKELSYLHAEGAPSGELKHGPIALIDENTPIVFLLPPDELKEKNQSNLEEVIARKGKVLLFGDAACVKTFAKKVYDGFEMPEMASVFLPILYTIPIQLLAYKTAVLEGNDVDQPRNLAKSVTVE; encoded by the coding sequence ATGTGCGGCATCATTGGTATCGTGGGGAAAAAAAATGTGGTATCTCGGCTGCTCTCTGGGCTCAGAACCCTCGAGTACAGAGGATATGACTCATCCGGTATTGCGGTGCTGGATCAAGGACAGATCCAAGTGCGTCGAGCGGAAGGAAAGATTGCTATTCTTGAGGCTTTGCTGCAGAGAGATCCCATTGAGGGATTGACGGGCATTGGGCATACCAGGTGGGCGACCCATGGGGTACCGTCAGAGAGAAATGCCCATCCCCATGTCACAAAAGACGTGGCCATTGTTCATAATGGGATCATCGAAAACCATCAACCGTTGAAAGAAGTTCTTCTTCAACAGGGGGCTGTTTTTCACTCAGAAACAGATTCAGAAGTGGTGGCGCATCTGGTGACGAGTTTTCTGAAAGTAGGCCGCACTCCCCAAGAAGCAGCTTCCCTTTCTTTTGAGAAATTAGAAGGGGCTTTCGCCCTTGTCATGATTTTCCGAAATCACAATGATTTAATTATTTGTGGACGTCGGGGCAGCCCCCTGGCTTTAGGTGTTGGAAAAGGAGAGATGTATGTGGGGTCTGATGCCTTGGCGCTCTCCGCTTTGACCCAAACCTTAGTCTATTTAGACGAAGGGGATTGGGCGGTTGTGCGCAAAGAGGGATATGACATTTACGACCACCGTAATCAGGCTGTGATACGCCCTCAAACTCTCTCCGCGGTGCGGGAAGATCACGGGTACAAAGGGGCGTACCCACACCATATGTTGAAAGAGATTTACGAGCAGCCCGCTGTGGTGAAAAAGATTCTCGACACGTACGTGGAGGCGGAGCGTCAGGAAATCAGACTTCCCTTCGAGATAGAGTGGGCATCGCTGCCGGCCATCACCATTGTGGCGTGTGGTACATCTTACTATGCGGGTCTTGTGGCACAGAACTGGATTGAGCGCCATGCGTCTTTACCGGTGCGGGTGGAAATTGCCTCTGAATTTCGGTATCGTCAACCACCTTTACCTACAGGGGGACTCACCATTGCGCTCTCTCAGTCTGGCGAGACAGCAGATACATTAGCGGCTCTGCGATATGCCAGGTCGAAGGGTCAAAAGATCCTCAGTCTCGTGAATGTGCCGGAAAGTTCGATCGCCCGTGAATCTGATTATGTTTTGAATCTTTTGGCAGGCCCTGAGATTGGGGTGGCGTCTACAAAAGCATTTGTGGCACAGCTTATGGTTTTGTCTTGTCTTTTTTTGGTATTATCCAAAGAAAAGGGACATTTGGAAAAAAAGGGTTATCAGGATCTTATAAAAAATATGCGTCATATCCCCTCGTATGTGGAGGCGCTCTTAGATCGGCAAGCTGATATTGATCGGGCGGCCCATTTCTTAAAAGGAAAAAGAAGCATCCTGTATCTTGGGCGTGGAGCGTTCTATCCCATTGCCATGGAGGGCGCTTTGAAAATGAAAGAGCTTTCTTATTTGCATGCGGAGGGGGCACCCAGCGGTGAATTGAAGCATGGCCCCATTGCGTTGATTGATGAAAATACCCCCATCGTTTTCTTGTTACCACCTGATGAATTGAAAGAAAAAAATCAGTCAAATTTAGAAGAAGTCATTGCTCGGAAGGGGAAAGTTTTATTGTTTGGGGATGCTGCTTGTGTTAAAACTTTTGCCAAGAAGGTGTACGACGGTTTTGAGATGCCAGAAATGGCCTCAGTTTTCCTCCCCATTCTCTACACCATTCCGATTCAGTTGTTGGCCTATAAGACAGCGGTCTTGGAAGGAAATGATGTGGATCAACCAAGAAATCTCGCAAAGTCTGTCACCGTCGAATAG
- a CDS encoding aspartate--tRNA ligase, whose protein sequence is MHPYRTHTCGQLRKENTEQRVRLSGWVHRKRDHGNLLFIDLRDHYGITQCVIQTTNPLFPVAERATLESVLTISGTVIARSPNTINSDLGTGEIELNIEGLHIESLSHTLPLQVNGSEDYPEETRLKYRFLDLRRKKIHENIILRNHIISSLRRRMQENGFMEFQTPILTASSPEGARDFLVPSRLHPGKFYALPQAPQQFKQLLMISGFDRYFQIAPCFRDEDARADRSPGEFYQLDMEMSFVTQDEVFEVLESVLQGVFTEFANNRRVSPLPFKKIPYQESMLHYGSDKPDLRNPLLIQDVTTIFESSSFSIFVENIKRGQVVRAIPAPAVSNQPRSFFEKLNEWAQTQGLPGLGYILFKDGDAKGPIAKFLQNHHLEALQKKLRLNNGDAVFFICQTKEIAPKFAGLIRTKLAEELGLLDPNAFEFCWVTDYPMFEIDEKTGKIEFSHNPFSMPQGGLAALTNQDPLTVKAYQYDLVCNGIELSSGAIRNHLPDVMRKAFEIAGYSEDDLERRFGGMLRALEYGAPPHGGSAPGIDRIVMLLANEPNIREVIAFPMTQQAEDLLMGAPAVVDSTHLQEIHIRIAEPSKKGHNSRG, encoded by the coding sequence ATGCACCCTTATCGAACTCATACCTGTGGGCAACTGAGAAAAGAAAATACAGAACAACGGGTCCGCCTTTCCGGCTGGGTGCACCGCAAGCGGGACCATGGAAATCTTTTGTTTATTGACTTAAGAGACCATTATGGCATTACACAATGTGTTATTCAAACAACAAACCCTCTTTTCCCGGTGGCGGAACGTGCCACGCTCGAAAGCGTTTTAACCATTTCTGGCACGGTGATCGCCCGGTCTCCTAACACCATTAATTCAGATTTAGGCACAGGAGAAATTGAATTAAATATCGAAGGCCTTCACATTGAATCTCTCTCCCACACCTTGCCTCTACAAGTAAATGGGTCTGAGGACTACCCAGAAGAAACACGCCTTAAATACAGGTTTTTAGATCTGCGTCGCAAAAAAATTCATGAGAATATTATTCTGCGCAACCACATCATTTCCAGTTTGCGCCGTCGCATGCAAGAGAACGGATTTATGGAATTTCAAACACCCATTTTAACGGCCAGCTCTCCAGAAGGCGCACGCGACTTCCTGGTGCCCAGCCGTCTGCATCCCGGCAAGTTTTATGCGCTGCCACAAGCTCCTCAGCAATTCAAACAATTGCTCATGATTTCAGGGTTTGATCGATACTTTCAGATTGCCCCTTGTTTTAGAGACGAAGATGCGCGGGCCGATCGCTCGCCAGGAGAGTTCTATCAGCTCGATATGGAAATGTCCTTCGTCACCCAAGACGAAGTATTTGAAGTTCTCGAGTCTGTTCTCCAGGGCGTTTTTACGGAATTTGCAAACAATCGACGCGTATCTCCCCTCCCCTTCAAAAAGATTCCGTATCAAGAATCCATGCTGCATTATGGGTCGGATAAACCCGATCTGCGCAACCCGCTTCTCATTCAAGATGTCACCACTATTTTTGAGTCGTCTTCCTTTTCCATTTTTGTGGAAAACATTAAAAGAGGTCAGGTGGTTCGCGCCATTCCAGCCCCAGCAGTGTCCAATCAACCTCGCAGTTTTTTTGAAAAACTAAATGAGTGGGCACAAACCCAGGGACTTCCCGGATTGGGGTATATTCTTTTCAAAGATGGCGACGCCAAAGGGCCCATCGCCAAGTTTCTACAAAACCATCATCTAGAGGCGCTTCAAAAGAAGCTGCGCCTCAACAACGGAGATGCCGTCTTTTTCATCTGTCAAACGAAAGAGATAGCCCCTAAGTTTGCGGGCCTCATCCGAACAAAATTGGCGGAAGAACTTGGATTGCTTGACCCCAACGCCTTCGAGTTCTGCTGGGTCACCGATTACCCCATGTTTGAGATCGATGAGAAAACGGGGAAGATTGAATTTAGTCACAACCCCTTCTCCATGCCTCAGGGAGGCCTCGCTGCCTTAACGAATCAAGACCCGTTAACGGTAAAGGCGTATCAGTACGACCTCGTCTGCAATGGCATTGAGCTCTCCAGCGGTGCCATTCGGAACCACTTACCCGACGTGATGCGCAAAGCATTCGAAATCGCCGGTTACTCTGAAGACGATCTTGAGAGAAGATTCGGAGGCATGTTGCGAGCCTTGGAATATGGAGCCCCTCCCCACGGAGGAAGCGCGCCCGGCATCGACCGCATTGTCATGCTGCTCGCCAATGAACCCAACATTCGAGAGGTGATTGCCTTTCCCATGACGCAGCAAGCCGAAGATCTTTTGATGGGTGCCCCGGCGGTGGTTGATTCCACCCATTTGCAAGAAATTCATATTCGTATTGCAGAACCCTCCAAAAAAGGCCATAATTCGCGGGGTTAA
- a CDS encoding nucleoside-diphosphate kinase encodes MERTLSIIKPDATRRNLTGQINACFEKAGLRIVAQKRLQLTEADAKKFYAVHKDRPFYGELCDFMTSGPVVVQVLEGKNAVAKNREIMGATNPAQAAKGTIREMFSESIEANSVHGSDSLENAKNEIAFFFSEREITA; translated from the coding sequence ATGGAACGTACATTATCCATTATTAAGCCAGACGCAACGCGTCGTAATCTAACTGGACAAATTAATGCTTGCTTTGAAAAGGCAGGGTTGCGAATTGTGGCCCAGAAGCGGTTGCAACTGACAGAAGCGGACGCAAAAAAGTTTTACGCAGTGCACAAGGACCGCCCTTTCTATGGAGAGCTTTGCGATTTTATGACCTCAGGTCCTGTTGTTGTTCAAGTGTTAGAAGGAAAAAATGCTGTGGCGAAAAATCGTGAAATTATGGGCGCCACCAATCCTGCACAAGCAGCTAAAGGGACTATCCGTGAGATGTTTTCTGAATCTATCGAGGCCAATTCTGTCCATGGGTCAGATTCATTGGAAAACGCGAAGAATGAAATTGCATTCTTCTTTAGCGAGCGTGAAATCACGGCCTAA
- a CDS encoding UDP-N-acetylglucosamine diphosphorylase/glucosamine-1-phosphate N-acetyltransferase encodes MKTNLFSTIILAAGSGTRMHAALPKVLHRIGGQSMIAHLVETLKKLHCRNTCLVTAPGMERVRDSFPALDHAIQDHPLGTAHAVLAAEKEISSYKTDILILYGDVPLITEQTLQRIIKKGQDHDVVMLGMQVQEENAYGRVLVNASGQVEEVVEAVDCTPEQRKVTLCSSGIFLIRHKVVLPLLKKIGNKNQQKEFYLPDIVKIARQEGYSVVVEEGALSELQGINTQGELARAEKTFQTRKRKEFLEKGVTLLDPDSVYFSYDTEITPDVLIEPNVFMGPGVTLEAGVEIKAFSHLEGAHVRQGAVVGPFARLRPGTVVGKKCKVGNFVEIKKSILGTEAKVSHLTYIGDAELGNRVNIGAGTITCNYDGYSKHKTVIKDGVFVGSNTALVAPITLGKDAMIGAGSVITDDVPAGDIALSRAPQKNIRGASTKFRSKHSKK; translated from the coding sequence ATGAAAACCAATCTTTTTTCAACCATTATTTTAGCAGCCGGCAGTGGCACACGTATGCACGCCGCTCTCCCCAAAGTGTTGCATCGCATTGGGGGGCAATCCATGATAGCGCACCTGGTGGAAACGTTGAAAAAGCTTCACTGTCGGAACACCTGTCTGGTGACAGCGCCAGGTATGGAGAGGGTGAGGGACTCTTTCCCTGCCTTGGATCATGCCATTCAAGACCACCCCTTAGGGACGGCTCACGCGGTGCTCGCGGCTGAAAAGGAAATCTCCTCTTATAAAACGGATATCCTTATTTTGTATGGGGATGTGCCCCTGATCACGGAACAGACCCTGCAGCGCATCATAAAAAAAGGACAAGACCACGATGTTGTTATGCTGGGCATGCAGGTTCAGGAAGAAAACGCTTATGGTCGGGTCCTTGTGAATGCATCGGGTCAGGTGGAGGAAGTGGTTGAGGCCGTAGACTGTACCCCTGAGCAACGTAAAGTCACTCTCTGCAGTTCTGGTATTTTCTTGATTCGTCACAAGGTGGTGCTGCCCTTGTTGAAAAAGATTGGGAATAAAAATCAGCAAAAAGAATTTTATCTGCCAGATATCGTAAAGATCGCCCGTCAAGAGGGCTATTCTGTGGTGGTGGAGGAAGGTGCGTTATCGGAACTGCAAGGCATTAATACTCAAGGAGAGTTAGCGCGCGCCGAAAAAACGTTTCAAACCCGAAAAAGAAAAGAATTTTTAGAGAAGGGTGTGACCCTTTTGGATCCGGACTCTGTATACTTCAGTTACGATACAGAAATTACCCCAGATGTTCTCATTGAACCTAATGTTTTTATGGGGCCAGGGGTGACTTTAGAAGCAGGGGTCGAGATCAAAGCATTCTCTCATTTGGAAGGCGCCCATGTTCGTCAAGGAGCAGTGGTGGGGCCTTTTGCCCGCCTGCGCCCGGGAACAGTTGTGGGAAAAAAATGTAAGGTGGGGAACTTTGTGGAAATTAAGAAATCCATTCTGGGAACAGAAGCAAAAGTGTCTCATTTGACGTATATTGGAGACGCCGAGTTGGGTAATCGCGTGAACATCGGCGCAGGGACCATCACCTGTAATTATGATGGGTACAGCAAACATAAGACGGTAATTAAAGACGGTGTCTTTGTGGGGTCAAACACAGCATTAGTGGCTCCCATCACGTTAGGCAAAGATGCCATGATTGGCGCCGGCAGTGTGATTACGGATGATGTGCCTGCGGGAGACATCGCCCTTTCCCGAGCTCCTCAAAAAAACATCCGGGGTGCTTCCACAAAATTTCGTTCAAAACATTCAAAGAAATAA
- a CDS encoding MucR family transcriptional regulator, giving the protein MNEKNNIDHILSLTTNIVAAHVSNNAVSSADLPALIQQVYGTLTKVKSPQLVQNSSLVPAVPVKKSVTPDYIICLEDGKKLKMLKRHLKAVYGMSLPEYRARWGLAIDYPSVAPNYAKKRSSLAKNIGLGSRNRKQPREVEV; this is encoded by the coding sequence ATGAATGAAAAAAACAACATTGATCATATTTTATCTTTGACGACGAATATTGTTGCGGCCCATGTTTCTAATAACGCCGTTTCTTCGGCTGATTTACCTGCTTTAATTCAACAAGTTTATGGCACTTTGACCAAGGTTAAATCTCCTCAGCTTGTTCAAAATTCCAGTTTGGTACCAGCCGTTCCCGTTAAGAAGTCAGTAACCCCTGATTACATTATTTGTTTAGAGGATGGAAAGAAACTAAAAATGCTCAAGCGACATTTAAAAGCTGTCTATGGCATGAGCCTTCCTGAGTATCGGGCCCGATGGGGTCTTGCAATTGATTATCCGTCTGTGGCGCCCAACTATGCCAAGAAACGAAGTAGTCTCGCCAAGAACATAGGACTGGGGAGTCGGAATCGGAAACAACCAAGAGAAGTAGAAGTATAG
- a CDS encoding tRNA (adenosine(37)-N6)-threonylcarbamoyltransferase complex dimerization subunit type 1 TsaB, which yields MHCLLGIETSGDLCSVAVGRDASVLSKKSISMPYGQAGHLMGLIQEVLTASETSWKQLDGVVVNRGPGSFTGLRVGLAVAQGISLAGGIPSFGLTGFAIYRSLENMEKNLLVLIDTRRDDCFVGFFEAGELDPSFETVMSYEEISVFYASQNNLHVVGNVDAVLIPGLISGREIYPLEAEEGLRSFRFYRERDRSDFSSEPYYLRDPEIHGKQIPL from the coding sequence TTGCATTGCCTTTTGGGCATCGAAACCTCTGGAGATCTTTGCTCGGTGGCGGTGGGAAGAGATGCCTCTGTTCTCTCCAAAAAATCAATTTCCATGCCGTACGGCCAAGCGGGGCATCTCATGGGGCTGATCCAAGAGGTTTTAACGGCGTCTGAGACCTCCTGGAAACAATTGGATGGCGTGGTGGTGAATCGGGGGCCAGGTTCTTTTACAGGGCTCAGAGTAGGCCTTGCGGTGGCCCAGGGCATCTCATTAGCTGGAGGAATTCCTAGTTTTGGACTCACAGGGTTTGCCATTTATCGCAGCTTAGAAAATATGGAAAAAAATCTCTTGGTTTTGATTGATACGCGTCGGGATGATTGTTTCGTCGGATTTTTTGAAGCAGGAGAGTTGGACCCGTCTTTTGAGACGGTCATGTCTTACGAAGAAATTAGTGTCTTTTATGCTTCTCAGAATAATCTTCATGTGGTGGGTAATGTTGACGCTGTTCTTATTCCTGGTCTCATCTCGGGAAGAGAAATCTACCCTTTAGAGGCAGAAGAAGGTCTCCGGTCTTTTCGTTTTTATAGAGAGAGAGATCGTTCCGATTTTTCCTCTGAGCCATATTACTTGAGGGATCCGGAGATTCATGGAAAACAGATTCCTCTCTAA
- a CDS encoding recombinase RecA produces MYQPISSNEDKMTTISEKTKALDAALKQIERAFGKGSIMTLGEDNKVEIESISTGSIGLDIALGIGGLPKGRIIEIYGPESSGKTTLALHVVAEAQKAGGTCAFIDAEHALDPVYARKLKVSTEQLIISQPDNGEQALEIADTLVRSGAIDVLVVDSVAALVPKAELEGDMGDAHMGLQARLMSQALRKLTASISRSKCMVIFINQIRQKIGVMFGNPETTTGGNALKFYASVRLDIRRIGAIKDKEEIVGNQTRVKVVKNKVAPPFKVIEFDIMYGEGISKTGEIIDLGVKADVIEKSGAWYSWKNTQLGQGKEATRKYLKENPAVMKSIEQEILDRQGVIAKAIEDGSIEPEGA; encoded by the coding sequence ATGTATCAACCCATTAGTAGTAACGAGGATAAGATGACAACGATCAGCGAAAAAACAAAAGCTTTAGATGCGGCTTTAAAACAAATTGAGCGAGCCTTTGGTAAGGGGTCCATCATGACGCTGGGTGAAGATAACAAGGTTGAAATTGAATCGATTTCCACAGGTTCCATTGGGTTAGATATTGCCTTGGGAATTGGTGGATTGCCCAAAGGGCGGATCATTGAAATTTATGGGCCAGAAAGCTCAGGCAAAACTACTCTTGCTTTACATGTGGTGGCAGAAGCGCAGAAAGCGGGCGGCACCTGTGCTTTCATCGATGCGGAGCATGCCTTGGACCCTGTTTATGCCAGAAAATTGAAAGTGAGCACAGAGCAACTGATTATTTCCCAGCCAGACAATGGCGAGCAAGCCTTGGAAATCGCGGATACCTTGGTAAGGTCTGGGGCCATTGATGTGTTGGTTGTGGATAGCGTGGCGGCCCTTGTGCCAAAGGCAGAATTAGAAGGGGACATGGGAGATGCCCATATGGGATTGCAAGCGCGGCTCATGAGCCAAGCCTTGCGTAAACTCACGGCTTCTATTTCTCGATCGAAATGCATGGTGATTTTCATTAACCAAATTCGACAAAAAATTGGGGTTATGTTTGGAAACCCAGAAACCACCACAGGGGGAAATGCCTTGAAATTTTATGCGTCTGTTCGTTTGGATATCCGCCGGATTGGAGCCATTAAAGATAAAGAAGAAATTGTGGGAAACCAAACCCGTGTGAAGGTGGTGAAAAACAAAGTAGCCCCCCCTTTTAAAGTCATTGAATTTGATATTATGTATGGGGAAGGTATTTCCAAAACAGGAGAGATCATCGACTTAGGCGTTAAAGCAGACGTTATTGAGAAGTCCGGTGCCTGGTATTCATGGAAAAACACCCAGCTTGGTCAAGGAAAAGAAGCAACTCGCAAGTATTTAAAAGAAAATCCTGCCGTGATGAAATCCATCGAACAGGAAATTCTGGATCGGCAAGGGGTGATTGCCAAGGCCATTGAAGATGGGTCCATTGAGCCAGAAGGGGCATAG